The sequence ATTTCAGTTGATATCGCAGGTTTAGCTGCCGGTATGTATACTGTTACCCTGACCTCTGCAAATGCAGTGCAGGCAATTAAAATGATTAAAGAATAAATGATTGGTTATTTTTTGTGAGACCGGCAATTGCCGGTCTTTTTTTTTGTACGTAATCAGTGTTTTAAAATTCAGCCTTATGCTTGAACTGATGTCACAAAATCAGGCAAAATGTTAGGAAATATGTATGATTATAGCTTACTTTAGTTCGATAAACAACCATACAAGATGAAAAACCACATAACCATTATTCCGGTTATACTACCTGCCCTAATGCTGTTAAGCGCCTGTGATAAAGGTTCAGACAACAAAGGCACGCCTGATGTAACCGGACCGGAAATCGCTTACTACGAGCCTGATCCGAACGATGTATTTAATTTAAACGACACCATTTTTCTGCTCGCGGATGTCACGGATGACTCCGAATTGCAGGACTTTTGGGTGAAACTGGTTAAGGGCCCTGATACCGTTTTAATATGGCCTTCTGAAGTAGTTATTTTCGGAAATATTAAAAGTTATCATTTAGATGATTATGTAATTGACACCTATAATATCACCTCGCCGGCTACAATTTTATATTATGCAATCGATAAAAAAGACAATAGCACTTTAATTGAAGTGCCAATCGAATTACAAAATTAATTTAGGAAATTAATCAAATAAAAAAGCTGCGCAGTTAAAGTACAATGCGCAGCTTTTTCATTTATATAGGTTATCAATAAAATTCTATACTAACATAAGAATCACCCAATACATCTAATTCAAGTAATATCGCAAACGATTGCATAAATGTTTCACGTCCGGTACCGCCTTTCACATTAAAGTAAGTGGTAATATATTCAACACCGTCGTAATCGGAAATAAAATAATCATCCTCTGTTTCCCAATAGGTCATATCCAGACATTTTTTTATTTCTTCAATTTTAGTTAAATAATATGTTTCAGCTTCTGTGCTAACTTCCGACCAAAATAAATCCTCTGAAGCTACAAAATAGGCATCCAGCCATGCATCACCACCCAAGGAGATCGAATTATCAAACGATTTACCGCCAAAACTTTCTGTGCCCGGCATTAAATACCACATACATTGCCAATTGTTAATGGTATAAATTAATCGCCCACAAAAATCTTCAGGATCAGGAACAACCATCTGTTGTTCCGATAATTTGCGCATGCCATACACAAAGTCTCCCGTTGCACCGGATACGGTTGACGAATAAATAACATTGAAAGTAGTATCCTTATCTGCAATAATCGTTAACACACTGGTATAGGCACTGTCTTCACCCAAAATGTTTGTGCCGTTTGCCCAGTTAACCTGACTGTTATCCAAAGTATAAATCATTGGTTCAAAGGCGATGGCACGCATGTAAAACATTGCACCTTCACCTTTGGCCATCGATATTGAAAGATTTTTATAATACCTGCCATCTGTAAATGTATTGTCGGTGCTTTCCAGTATTGACTGCTGCTCTGCCGTATAAGCGCCAACGGTTGCCTGAGCGAAAACAGAACCAACCGATGTAAGTGTAACGACAAAAATTAAAGTGAATAATTGTGTTGCTCTCATTGTTGAATGTATAATTTTAAAGCAAATATAATAATATGACAAAGTTTCCCTATTGATTATTGTAATTTTGAAGGGTAAAACATATGTCACCGTTACCAAATTCCATACCAGCAACTCCAGAATCCGAACATGCCATTTCGGCACCTGAAGCCGATTATCTGTTTATACAGCCTTCACGGATACCCATGGCGGGCAGTGGGTTATTTACCGCGATAACTATTTATAAAGAGGAGATTATTGCAAAATTTGTTGGTGAAGTTATCGATTTAAAAGAGGCTCAAAAACGAAAAGCTGAGGGAAAAGATGATTATTTTATGAACCTGCACGATGGCAACACATTGGATTGTATGCATACCGATTGTTTTGCCAAATACGCAAATGACGTTGCCGGCACCCGATTAAAAATAAATGCTTTTATTGGAATGGATGAACATAATCAAGTATGTTTAATTGCAAATAAAACAATTATAGCAGGTTCAGAAATATATTGCAGTTATGGAAAAAAATACTGGAAGCAGCGGAAACATTATCTTGATGTACATAAATAAGCTAGGTTTAGAAATGCTGAAAACACTATTCGTTATTTCATGCCTTGCTGCGCATGCATCTAACTCTTAAAATTTAAGCATTTAAAACTTTTCAATTACATTTGTGTAAGAGGTAAATTAATGTTTTTATGAAAAAATACAACCTGACTTACTTTATAATTGCGCTTTTTAGTTTGTTGCTGATTACTTCAGATAACTTAATAGCACAAGTAATTACTGAAAAACGAATTGAATTTGAAGTTACTGATGATAGTAAATATTTATATTCCAAGATATATCCATTTGGTGCAGCTGGACTTATTATTTATAAAAAGGAAAATAAAAACAATATTTACAAATTAGAACATTATAACACGGATTTCAATCCTTCATTCCAAAAAGAATTTGAGCTACCAAAGGGTTTTGCTTTAACAAAAATCTTCACAAATACAGAATATTTATATCAGCTATATGAAGATTTAAATGAAAATTTCGTGCTATATCGATTTAATGCAAGCGATTTATCCTTCAATAAAGCAATCGGTAGTTTACCTCAAAAGAGCACATTGGTTGCGATGGCTGCATCAGGTGATTTTGCCTATATTACACTAAATAGTAAAGAGGGACCACTTATTTTAAAAGTAAATAACGAAAGTGGCAATTCAGAAATTATACCCATTTCAGCACCTGCCTTTACAACTGAAGATCTGAGTGTTAGTTCAATAGAAGTTATAGAGTCAACCGGGGATCTTTTAATTTATTACACTGCAATAAATAAAAATGAAAATAATTTTTATGTGATGCATGTTGGTTTGAATGGAAAAATAAATTCCACGATTAATTTAACAGCCATTGTAGGTTTCAGAATAACTGGTATTTCTGCGAATCAGCTTAGTGAAGATAAATTTATTTTTACAGGAACTTATATGACTAACGTTGCAACATCAGATGGAATTTATATTTGCAAAACAAATGGTTATGATATTGACTTTATTGAACGATACAAACTCTCAGAACTAGAAAATTTCTTTTCCTATCTGCCAACTCCGGAAGAACAAAAAGTAGCTAAAAAAAATGGGGTTTCAGGTGTTAATAACGCAGCTGACTGGTATTTTATGGCTGACCATAGTATTATAAAAGTTGGCGACAATTATTTAAAGATTGCAGAAGCCTATTATCCAACTTATTCTGTTGACCCCACCTTATCTTTTAGTGGTTTCAAATATACCCATGTGCTACTTTCTATGTTCGATAATTTGGGTAAAAAATTATGGGACCGTACATTTAAAATGGAAACCAGCTATAATCCATTAGAGGTTATAAAATTTATTTCTGTAAAAATAGTCAACGATGAAATTAACTTATTATTCAGCGGAAAAGATGATATTTTTTCAATAGCATACAATCTTGAAGGCGATCAATTAAGAACCGATAAAGCTCCACTAAAGGTGGATAAAGAAAACTCCTATATTGAAGACCCTTTTAACAAAATAACATTTTGGTATGATTTTAACTTTATTGCCTATGGCTATCAAACATTTAGAGACGACAACCAGTATCCCGGCAGTAAAAAACGCACCGTGTTTTTTATTAATAAAATTACCTACGATTGATTGATTGATTGATTAACCAATTACAAAACAGCCTTGCTCCTGGCCTGATATTAAAGAATAAACTATCTAGAAGCAGGCAAATATTATCTCTAAAGGCATAAACAACTTACCTGCGTGAATTATTTCTGCGATTATTATTCCTGTTACCACCGTGTCTAAAATTGGTATTTCCTCTGCGCACTTTTGGTTCATATGCAGGTGTAGGTCCTAAATCTTCAGGTACTGCTAATCGATTTATTTCCCCTTCAATTAACTCTTCAATACTCATCAGTTTACGCTGATCATTTAAACCAACAAATGTGATGGCTTCACCTTTTGTATCAGCACGTGCTGTGCGACCTACACGGTGTATATAATCTTCCGCATCACCGGGAACATCATAATTAATTACCATCCCGATATTATCGATATCAATACCACGCGATAAAATATCGGTTGCAACTAGAATTTGTAATTCACGATTGCTGAAACTTCTTAATACCGCCTTACGCTGTATTTGCTCTAAATCGGAATGAATGGCAGCTACGTTATATTTCAAACGTTTGAGTTCCATTTCCAATTGTTTTACTTTTTCTTTGGTAGATGAAAATATGAGTATACTTTTTATTTCGCTTCTGCCATTTAAAATTGTACGCAACAATGGCATTTTCTGATTATCGTGTAAAATATAAACACCTTGTGTAACACCCTCTGCCGGTTTTGATAAAGCAATATTAATTTGGTCAGGGTCCTTTAATATTTTTTTCGCAATAGACCGAATTTTATGTGGCATGGTTGCAGAAAATAATAGTGATTGACGCTGCTCCGGTAAATTCGAAATAATACGGGTAATATCATCACTAAAACCCATATCTAACATTCTGTCTGCCTCATCTAAAATAAGATGTTGCAACGTATCAAATTTTAAATATCCCTGTGAAATATGTGACAATAAACGTCCGGGTGTACCCACAATAATATCTACACCTTCTCTGAACGAACGTTTTTCCTGCTCGTACATCGCACCATCATTTCCACCGTAAACTGCAATTGAACTTAAATTGGTAAAATAAGTAAATGCCCTTATTGCCTCATCAATTTGAACGGCTAATTCGCGGGTAGGAACAATAATTAATGTATTTATAGACCCATGTCCGCGCAATATAATTTTATTGATAACCGGCAACAAATAGGCCGCAGTTTTACCTGTTCCTGTTTGTGCACAGGCAATGATATCTTTATTTTTTAAAATGATTGGAATGGCTTGTTCCTGAATAGGTGTAGGGGCTTTGAATCCCATCGACATCATTCCATCCATTAACTCCGGCTCAAACCCAAAAGCTGAAAACTCCATTTGTTATATACTATTATACTGTAAAAATACGTGAAATCCTTTACATTTGACCAATTGTGCCTTTTCCTGTAGCTTTGTGGAACATCTAAACAACAGCTATTAATGAAAAAACACATCCACACTTACTATGTAAGTGCTCTCTTCAGTTTGTTATTACTTACAACTGAAAACCTAAAATCCCAGGTCATTACCGAAAAACGAATCGAATTTGAACAGGGTGAAGAATATGAAAGTTATAATATGTTTCCCTTTGGTGCAGACGGTCTTTTATTGTATGCAAAAGAAGAAAAAGGTAATGTTCGTAAACTGGAACATTACAGTACCGATCTGGTTGCAGATACAAAAAAAGAATATGAAGTACCAAAAGGATTTGTGTTAACAGAAACTTATACCGATAAAGAATATTTATATCAGTTTTTTAAAGATAAAAAAGGAAATTTCCAATTTTATCGTTTTAATGCCAATGATTTAGCGTTTAAAAAAGCAATTGGCATTTTACCTAAAAAAACTTATCCTGGTGTAATGGTTGCCTCAGGCGATTTTGCTTATCTGTCAGTTCGCAGTAAAAAAGGTCCTTCCATTTTAAAAATAAATATTGAAAGCGGTAAAACAACCATTATTCCTATCGCAATTTCTCCATATGCAGCTAAATACCTGAGTATAGAAAATATTCAGATTATGGAAGCAACCGGCGAAGTGATGATTTACATTAATGCCATGAATAAAAAAGACCATAATTTATATGTCATGCATTATGGTGTTGACGGTAAAGAAAAAAATACATTTAATTTATCTTCCAAAACAGAAAAAAAATTATCCAGCGTTTCTGCTAGTCAGTTAAGTGAAGAAGAATTTGTTTTTACCGGCACCTATTCCAGTCGCTCAGCAGCCACATCAGAAGGCATGTATATGTGTAAAACCAGCGGTAAGGATATCGACTTTATGGAATTTTACAATTTCACCGATTTCGAAGATTTCTTTTCTTACCTACCTGAACGTAAACAGGAAAAAATAGAAAAGAAAAAACAACAGGCCGATAGTAAAAACAAAGAGTTAACGTACAATTATTACATGGCTGAACATCCCATCACAAAAATTGGCGACAACTATCTGATGATTGCCGAGGCCTACTACCCTACTTATCGCCAGGAAGCCCGGACAACAACGTCAAACGGAAAAACAACAACTACTTATGTTACCGTTTTTGATGGTTACCAGTATACACATGCTTCGGTAGCAATGTTCGACAATGAGGGCAAAAAAATGTGGGATCGTGCTATTAAAATGTATCCGAGTTACAAACCATTTGTGGTAAAACGATTTATTTCAGAATCAGTAGTAAATGACGAAATCAACTTATTATTCAGCAGCAGTAACAGCATTTTTTCTGTTGCCTACAATATGAAAGGTGATAAAATAAAAGATAAAAAAGCAGAATTAATTGTAGATGAAGAAAACACCAAGGTGAAACAATCTTATTCTAATATCGAATTCTGGTATGATATCAACTTTATTGCTCATGGTTATCAAACCATTAAAGACAAAGAGGAATCGTTTGGTAATAAAAAACGCAGAGTATATTTTATAAATAAAATTACTTATGAATAATTAATTTATTTTTTTTGATAAAATGCCATCCTTAATAAACCGGATGGCATTTTTTTATGGCCCAACGAATAAAATATTTCTTTTATAAGGTGTATTTTCCTGAAGTTTCCGTTTGTTCTTCTCAATTATCGTCCTTCTAATCCGGCTCAAACTTTCTTTCTCCATACCCAAATAAGACGCGATATGATACAGCGGCACCCGGTTAAATATTTCCGGGTTTTCATTAAAGAAACGGGTGTATCGCTCTTCACAACTCATAAATAAATTCGCCCCGATATGTTCGGTGGAGATTCTAACAATGTATTCGGTAATTAATTTGTTAATTCCGGACTGGATGAAACTCTGATCTTTTCCTGCAAACAATTTTGTTAGGTTTATAAATAATATCTCCGTTTTTTCAAGTGCCTCAAAATGAAAATTGTGGTTGCCGGCAGATAAAAATTGGTTGTAATCTAACAGGGCATCTCCTTCCAATAAAAAGCGAATATTCATCTCTTTTTTCCCTACAAAATAATACAACCGAAACGCGCCCGTGTGAATAATACCAAGCTGTAAGATATCCTGTTGTTGTCGGATATAACCCGAACCTGCTTCAAATTGTATGGTTGAAACACAAGCAGCAATTTCTGCATCACTTAAATTTATATCACCCCAACCCAGTCGCAACTGTGCACGCAGCGATAAACATGTTTGACCTGTCATACCGAAAAAATTAAAAATAAATGGAAAGAAAAAGTCAGCACGCAACAGTATTGTGGTGATAGAATACCTTATAGAACTGTTGTGTGCTGACTACTAAATAATGTATAAACAGAATTTACTTGATAACTGTAAATCTGCTTAATGAAACCATATTGTTTGCATCAATTGCTTTTGCAAGATAAATACCTGCAGCAAGATTTTCGATGTTAATGGTTGCAATATTTGAATTGATTAATACACGACCATTCAAATCCAAAATCTGGAATGCTGTTGCATTTGCCGCTTCAAATGTAATTACAGTTTTTGCAGGGTTTGGATAAGCAACCATGTTATTCACAGTTAAATCTTCAACACCATCCGGTTCAACAACTGTGCGTAAAACACTTACACCAACATCAGTATGCGCAATCCAGATATCACCTGTTGCAGTTACCAAAAAGTTGGATAAATAATTTGAAGGCATTAACGGATCAGCCAATGTATTTATATTAGTTTCAGAAGCATCATCTAAATCATAAATCCATAATCCACCGATGGTACCATTCATACCACAATACACTTTATTGTCATGGAAATTAATATTCACAACAAAATCATCCACTGCGCTTGCAGTAAAATCAGACCAGTCTGTTCCATCAAAACGATATAATTTGCCTGAGTTTGCGCCGAACCAAATATTGCCTGCTGCATCCTGTTTTATTTCCTGAATACTTGATCCTTCAGCAAGTGCAGGAAAATCGGTTGCATTAATTACATCTTGTGTAACAAAATCATATTTTACAATACCGTTAGTTCTACCCAGCCAAATGAGGTTACGCATATCATCATAAACAACACTAATAAACCATGAAGCTACACCACCGGTTTCAATCAAATTGGTAGTTACACCTGCTTCATATTTAAATAAACCTTCCTCGTTAATAAAATATACAATGCCATCTGCTGTTACATCATAATCAAAAACATACACTGAACTATAACCCGCAGCCATTGGAATATGTGTCCAGGTTGTACCGTCATAATATTCAAGTAAATTTCCATTATCTACTACATAAAACATATCGTTGTAATAACGTAAGTCATACATAGAATTGTAAATGGTTGGCACACTAACTTCTAAATCCCAATTATCGGTAACTGCATTAAATTGATAAATTGAAGTACCTGAAGCAATAAAAATATTATCATCAGCACCTTTTACAATACCTGATATACCATTTGAAGTAAAGTTATATTGTTGAGTTGCGTAGGTTGTTTTAGTTGCATTTAATTTAATAACAGTTGGAGGAGCCATATAATCACCGCTGTTTACATAAAACGATGTTCCATCAGTGAATTGTAATTTATCACTATAATCTAAGCCAAGGCTATTCACAAATTCCCAGGTTAAACCATTGAGTTTATAAATTTCTGTTGAGTTGATGAGCAGATATAAATTATCATCTGTGCCTCTTGTAATATTATTAATAAAGCCGAATTCCGGTAAACCTTCCATTGCAGGTGCATAGGTTCCATCTTTAAATTGGAATTCGAGACTACCACTATTATTGATTAAATAGGTATCGGCATTTACACCATAAATACGAACGGTTGCAGGCGAACAACCTAATACAACAGGCGATTCAGTATTTGGAAATGAATCAATTGCCATATTTGTGGCGGCATCAATTACCAAACAATCTTCACCTGTAAAAATTAAAACCTTATTATCTGAAGTGATATCAAAATCCCATGCGTCAAAATCCCATCCTGCACCGCCAACTGAATTAATAAATGTATAGGAATGATCGTCACTGTCAAATTTGTATAAACCTGCATCGGTTTGCAGCCATAAATCGCCAAAACCATCAAATTTCATTCGATACATTAAAAAGTAAGTCGGGTAATCGTAGGATAACCAGTTTTCACCATCCCATTCAACCACACCTGCATCGTAAGTGCCAACCCAGATTGTTCCTGAAGTAGCATCAACGGCCACCTGCTCCACCAATGAAGATGGTAAGCCGGCATCACCTTTTTTGTAATAAGTTTTTTCAAGTGTTGTGGTATTCATATCTACCACACCCCCTTTTGCGGTAATCCAAAGGTGGTCACCAACAGGTTCCACATCTGTAACAGCAGTAAAATTGCTGTAATTTACCCATTCCTGCTCCTGACCGAAGGCCTGAAAAGCAGCAGCAGAGAGGAGAACTGCTGTGAACATGCTGAATAATTTCTTCATATCGTTATAATTTTCAAGGACAAATTTCTCTCAACCAACATCAAAAAAGAAATCAAATATCGGTTATAAATTAGTTGTCTGAATGATATTTTAACATAAATTAGTTTCTGAATATATAGTTTTCATATACTTTTACATTAGAAGTCTATGAAAAACCCATCAGCGGATATTTTTCAGTTAATACAGTCGCTCACCAAAAGCGAAAAACGGTATTTCAAACTGTTTGCAACCCGACATTACGATAAAGATAACCAATATTTGAAGCTGTTTGAAGCCATTGAAGCACAATTAACATATCAGGAAAGGGATCTGGTGCCACTTTTCTCCGCAAAAAAATCACCAGCACATTTTGCAGTGCTTAAGAAACAATTGTATGAAACACTGCTGGAGGCTTTGCATCACTACGATGAATTTAATAACCCGGAACAACAATTAGCCAAGGGTGTACATTACAGCAATTTATTATTGCGGAGAGGTTTATTAGAACAGTGTAAAAAACAATTATCGAAATATAAACAACTAGCTTATAAATTGGAAAAATTTGAGTTGCTGATAGAATTAATTGAAATAGAAAAACGGCTTGCTTCCAAATTACAATATTCCGGTTTACGGGCGGATGTTATTAGTGCTATTCACGAGGAAGAAATGTTTTGCCTTGCACAGTTACATAACACCGGATTATTCTGGCTAAAAAGTGCGGCAATTTATCAATTACATTATGCTAAAAAAATAATTCCCGGCAAAGAAAATACTGTATTAAGTGAAACAGTAAATAGTAAATTATTCAGTGATGCCCATGCAGCCACAACTTTTAAATCGAAGCTGGATCAAATGCAGATTAATGCGTTAAATGCTTTCGTGAAGCGGGATGCAGCAACTGCTTTTAAATGGAACTCGGCATTTCTACAACTCATGGATGAACATAACCATCTAAAACAAATTTATGCCGACCGATATTTTTCAGCATTAAATAATTATTTGATTGACTGCCTTATTTTAAACAAACAAGAAGATTTACTCAACGGCATTTCGACAATGCGTGGCTTACCAACAATGGAGGAGTTCAAACATATTCCACACCTGGATGCAAATGTTTTCAGATTGAGTTATTTACTGGAAATGAATTATTTTATCGGTAAAAATGATTTTACAAATGCACTAACATGTGCCGTTCAAATAAAATCCGGCATAAAAAAATATGCTGAATTTATACCGAAGCCAAATATTATCACTTTAAATTATTTATGTGCTTATACGTTATTTTTTAATAAAGATTTTAACGGAAGTTTAGATGTACTGCTCGACTTATTTAATATTAAAGAAACGGAATCGGTAACAGATATTTATTGTGATGCCAAAATGATGCAATTGCTTTGTCATTTCGAATTAGGAAATCATTTATTAATCGATTCCTTAATTACAGCATTTAATCGGATCACCACTGCCAAAAAAGTAAAAACGCAAACCTACAATGTGGTGATTAAATACATTCGTCAGCAGCTTAGAAGTGCCGACAGGGTTAATTTTGAGGGCCTGCGCACCCAATTGGAAAAACTATCAGAAGCAGATACAGAGCGAAATACGTTTAACAATTTCAATTATTTCTATTGGTTGGAAAATGTGCGCAAAAAGGCTCGTATTTAAGCAATAAAAAAGCCGGCAACTGCAGTTGCCGGCTTCAAAAAAAAGGTTTATATCATCAAAGGTGATTAAATACAAGTATGGTATGGATATTATCCTGCCCAACATGATCAACTGTTAATTTGGTATCAGTTAATTCAACTATTTTCAAACGTGTTGCAGTTGACTCACTTAATACGATGGTCATCCACATGCCGTTATCGCTAACTGACCAAGTGCCTGCATAACCAACACCGTTTAATATCATATTCACATTTTTATCGGCAGTGATGGTAATTTTATCAGTAGCGTTTAAAGCCGGAGGAGCAACTTCTGCACCATCAATTACAATTGCACTAACGGTCCAGTTAAAACATAATTGTGTAGTGATATCAGCTGCACCCTGACCAAAACTTTTAGAAATTCCCAGGCTTGTGATAAATAAAACACATAAAATGTAGGAGTATCTTTTCATAAAACGTTAATTTATTTACATTAATTTTTTTACAATATGTCGCCATTACAAGCTTATAGCGTAACGGTTCAACTGCATTTATTAGGTAAAAGTAATCAAATTTCCTGAAATTAATGGCACAATGTTTGGCACTCCCGCCTTGTTAAAACCCAAAAATATGCGCCTATGCGAATAGCCCTACTCAACTTCGTATTGTTTACTTCCCTATTATCAACCCAGGCTCAAAGCCTTGTTACTGCTGAGATTTTTCATGGAAATGATGCTCAGGGAACACAATCAATAACCTCCGATGCCAATAATAATATTATATGTGCTACCGGCTTTTGGGATGATTTAGATGGCGATCCCGGTCCCGGAACTGCCAATTTAAACGCTTTTGGCTCACAAGATGTAGCAATTACAAAGCTGGATCCGTCGGGTAATTTAATCTGGACCAAACAAATAGGCGGAACAGGATTTGAAACACCTCAGGTAATTGAAGCAGATGCTTCAGGTAATATTTATGTGTTCGGCTATTTTAATGGCACTATCGATATGAATCCCGGGCCCGGAACTACAAATTTGGTTTCAGCCGGCAGCGACGATTTATATTGTGGTAAATACGATGTAAACGGGAGTTTATTATGGGCTGTAAGAACAGGTGGAAGCGGAACCGAACAGAGTTATGGTTTTGATTTAGATGCTTCAGGCGATCCTGTAATTTATGGTTATTTCCAAAATACCGTAGATTTTGATCCGGGACCGGCTACGGCTAATTTAACTGCCGGATTTGCAGGCTCCGATTTTATTTTAAAATTAAATGCAGATGGAACATATAATAATGCTCTATTAATGGCATCTGCTTATGGAAATAAAATGACGATAGATGCATCGGATAATATTTATTTAACAGGATTATTTTGGGAAACGGTAGATTTTGATCCGGGTCCTGCGGTGCATAATTTGGTTGCTTCCGGTTTTTCTGCTGATGCTTTTGTATTAAAATTAAATAGTGCTAATGTTTATCAGTGGGCGATAAAAATTTCAGGATCGTTAAGCGAACAAGGCGTTGGAATTTCCTATGATGAAAATAGTGATGCAGTTTATGTAAGTGGATTTTTTGAAGGGACAGTAGATATCAATCCCGGACCTGCTGTTCAAAATTTAGTTTCGCTGGGAGGTGTTGATGCTTATATTGCAAAATTTAATGGCAGTGATGGCGCTTTAATATGGGGTAAATTAGTTGGTGGAGTAGATTACCAGAATTTAACGAGTATTGTTGTAAGCAGCACGGGTAGTGTATGGGCGACAGGCAGTTTTGCGAACACTGTAGATTTTGATCCGGGCCCTGCAGTACATAATATTACATCAAATGGATTTCAGGATATTATTAAATTAAATTGGGATGCTGACGGTAATTATATTGATGCACAAAAAATAGGCGGAACAAATTCCGATTATGGTGCATGGATAGATATTGATGCTGAAGGTGCCATTTTAATTTCAGGCATATTTGAAGGATTAGTAGATTTTGATCCGGGTGATGTTACATTTAATTTAAATTCAGCATTCACCGGTTGGGATGGTTATGTTGCGAAATATTGTACTGTTTATACCATAAATAATTATGTAAGTATTTGTGAAGGTGATAGTTATTTTGCAGGAGGTGCAAATCAAACGGAGCCTGGTGATTATTTTGATTATTATACACCTATTGAAGGATGCGATAGTATTATAATTACGCATTTAAGTATAAATAACCCTGTTGTGAACCTGGGTGCAAATTATACGATTTGCAGTGGAACTACCACCACATTAAACGCCGGAAACCCCGGTGCCACTTACCTTTGGAACACAGGTGCAACCACACAAACAATTACAATTGGAACAGCAGGAACATACTCCGTTACCATAACTGACCCTGCAGGATGTGTTGCGTCAGATGCGATAACAATAAGTGTAAATCCTTCACCAACTGTTAATTTAGGTGCAGATATTTCTGCGTGTGCAGATGAAACTGTTGTATTAAATGCAGGAAATACGGGAGCAAATTATTTATGGAATACAGGTGCTACTACACAAACAATTAATGCCAATACAACAGGTACTTATTCAGTAACCGTTACCAA comes from Bacteroidota bacterium and encodes:
- a CDS encoding T9SS type A sorting domain-containing protein — encoded protein: MRIALLNFVLFTSLLSTQAQSLVTAEIFHGNDAQGTQSITSDANNNIICATGFWDDLDGDPGPGTANLNAFGSQDVAITKLDPSGNLIWTKQIGGTGFETPQVIEADASGNIYVFGYFNGTIDMNPGPGTTNLVSAGSDDLYCGKYDVNGSLLWAVRTGGSGTEQSYGFDLDASGDPVIYGYFQNTVDFDPGPATANLTAGFAGSDFILKLNADGTYNNALLMASAYGNKMTIDASDNIYLTGLFWETVDFDPGPAVHNLVASGFSADAFVLKLNSANVYQWAIKISGSLSEQGVGISYDENSDAVYVSGFFEGTVDINPGPAVQNLVSLGGVDAYIAKFNGSDGALIWGKLVGGVDYQNLTSIVVSSTGSVWATGSFANTVDFDPGPAVHNITSNGFQDIIKLNWDADGNYIDAQKIGGTNSDYGAWIDIDAEGAILISGIFEGLVDFDPGDVTFNLNSAFTGWDGYVAKYCTVYTINNYVSICEGDSYFAGGANQTEPGDYFDYYTPIEGCDSIIITHLSINNPVVNLGANYTICSGTTTTLNAGNPGATYLWNTGATTQTITIGTAGTYSVTITDPAGCVASDAITISVNPSPTVNLGADISACADETVVLNAGNTGANYLWNTGATTQTINANTTGTYSVTVTNGFGCFASDVINVNIHALPTVELGASIDFCTGENVTLDAGNPGATYLWSTGATTQTITTSTPGTYSVTVTNAFGCDKSDNITLTEHAAPIVDLGADIIVCADELIILDAENPGANYAWNTGAFTQTITVTESGNYGVVVTNAFGCSDNDLVNIVIHDLPVLDLGTTLQFCENTDITLDAENIGSTYLWNTGATTQTITTAIPGTFSVTVTNANGCIAFDEVDVTVLPAPVIDLGIDTGFCAGSTFTINATTPDVSYLWNTGATTSTINVNTPGLFSVIITNGFGCSDTDAINLIEYDLPVVNLGDDDSYCSGEAILLDATNPDCTYLWNTGATTPTLYITESGTFSVTVTNAQGCSAFDEINIIVNPLPVADLGPDVTTCAEVPVLLDATTPFCSYLWSTGETTATILVSEPGLYTVAITNSFGCFIIDSIHIFNYAPTAVALILPFETICNNIAPFTLTGGTPDGGIYSGDGVTDNIFNANEAGAGTHVITYSYTDINGCTTTAEQSITVTICQEVETGAEGSITLYPNPAMNQFIIENTTHQHLENIAIYNANGDLVFSEINIAVGSPVQSVDIQHLPSGYYQVKLNGTIVLPLIISK